The Sparus aurata chromosome 12, fSpaAur1.1, whole genome shotgun sequence sequence aatgatataTTTGAAAATATACCGACAGGAATGGGAAGATCTCTGTTTGCAGATGATGGGGCATAATGGAAGAAGGGAGGCAACATAGATCATTCAGTTAAGAAGTTACAGGAAGGGATCGACCAAGTGGGAAAATGGGGAGCAGAATGGGTTTAAAGTTCTCAGTGGAAAAACGTAAAGTaatgttcttcttctcttctaaTGGTTGAAGCAGGAGAAATGCCATAATTGCTCAGAAGGAAACAGCTTATGGCAATTACTGTACAAACCTGAAGGGCACAGTGAAGATCACCCAACAAAGATAGTTCTGGAGATGTGTCGGAAAAAGGGAAAGAACGAAAAACAAGATTTGGGTGAGTCAGTGAGGGTATAGCACAACAACTGAATGGATGTTACAGAAATCAAGCGTAGATCTAGAAATATGGAATATCAAGAGAAGAGATAATACAGCAGATCTAGTACAGGAATTGTATAACTATGCAGATGGAGAGTCTGGGGAATATGTTTACATATACACAGATGGATCAAAAGAGCCGATAATAGGAGCAACAGGTGCAGCAGTGGTGATTCCCAGTCATCCTATCACAATGTCAATGTCAAAGATAACATCAGATCAGGTCAAAGATAACATCAGATCATTTAAGCATGTATGCGGTAGAGCTATGCACAATATAACTGGCAATAGAATGGGTGGACagcaaaaacacatcaggaaataatgttaaaaacatccagattaATACAGCAGGGGAGGGAAATAACCTTCATGTGGGGTCCAGCTCATTTAGGAAtacaaggaaatgaaaaagcagaCACGATTTCTAAAAGGCAGTAGAGAAAGAGGAGGtggaaatgaaattaaaatgttcaacagTAAAGTGGGAAAATGTTTAATATATGGCCAGAAGAAAGCcaagaaatattttacaactaaaaactttgatgttttcaaacacggagcaggttttaactgaggctTCGAtgtaaaagaggaaacaaagttCAGATTCACAGAGATTCACGCAGCAGCGccactctgtcactatatttccttgttccctccttTATACCTACAGATTGTGGTGGGGTGTAACTGAGCTGACAGGTTTCATTAACTGcaaaaacacttcctgttcagATCAAAGCTCAGTTTCcgttatcaggaagtgaagctcagacagTCGTTGTCACAAAAAGGAGAAATGGCGCAGAAATcagttcagctggaccgagagactttctcttgtccgatctgtttggatctactgaagaaTCCGGTGactactccctgtggacacagctactgcaagaactgtattaaagaccactgggacacagaggatgagaagaggatctacagctgccctcagtgcaggaagagcttcataCCGAGGCctcagctgctgaaaaacaccatgttagcagctttagtggaggagctgaagaagactggactccaagctgctcctgctgatcactgctatgctggacctgaagatgtggcctgtgatgtctgcactgggaggaaactgagagcagttaagtcctgtctgcagtgtgtggcctcttactgtgagaaacacctccagtCTCATTATGATGTGGCtccattaaagaaacacaagctggtggagccgtcagagaagctccaggagaacatctgctctcgtcatgatgaggtgatgaagattttctgccgtactgatcagcagtgtatctgtattttgtgctccatggacgaacataaaggccacgacacagtgtcagctgcagcagagaggactgagaggcagagagagctggaggggagtcgacacaacatccagcagagaatccaggacagagagaaagatgtgaagctgcttcaacaggaggtggaggccatcaatggctctgctgataaagcagtggagcacagtgagaagatcttcacccagctgatccgtctcatggagaaaagacgctctgatgtgaagcagcaggtcagatcccagcaggaaactgaagtgagtcgagtcaaagagcttcaggagaagctggagcaggagatcactgagctgaagaggaaagacgctgagctgaagaagctctcacacacagaggatcacaaccagtttctacacaactacccctcactgtcagcactcagtgagtctacacactcatccagcatcaatatccctcctctcaagtactttgaggatgtgacagcagctgtgtcagaggtcagagacaaactacaggacgtcctgagacaGACATGGccaaacatctcactgacacagactaaagtggatgttttactgtcacagcCAGACAACATGACCagatattcatgtgaaatcacacttgatccaaacacagcaaacacacatttgttattatatgaggggaacagaaaagcaacaagaaTGAGACAACAACTGTCTTATTCtgatcacccagacagattcactgtgtggggtcaggtcctgagtagagagagtctgactggacgttgttactgggaggtggagtggagaggagacgGAGTTggtgtagcagtcgcatacaagaatatcaagAGAACAGGGGGGCCACGTGAAAGTTTATTTGGATCCAATGAAAAATCTTGGAGGTTATTTTGTTCCACATACGAATACAAATTTTATCACAACAACGTCCAAACTCCTgtctcaggtcctcggtcctccagagttggagtgtacctggatcacagtgcaggtattctgtccttctacagcgtctctgacaccatgactctcctccacagagtccagaccacattcactcagcctctctatgctggagttCAGTTTAACCGGTCTGGAGAGTCTGCTGAGTTTTGTAAACTCAAATAGACAGAAGTaatttcagggtcagtgggttaaattgtgcgtttcattccttcagactgtttccatcattgttgctgagagctgattgttgtggcatttcttcactgcacacagatcacctgtcaatcaaacattgtgggcggtactttgacttcttgttgttctgtaaatgatggactttcttcaggcggcactccttcctgtgtctgttcagccacgG is a genomic window containing:
- the LOC115592616 gene encoding tripartite motif-containing protein 16-like, whose amino-acid sequence is MAQKSVQLDRETFSCPICLDLLKNPVTTPCGHSYCKNCIKDHWDTEDEKRIYSCPQCRKSFIPRPQLLKNTMLAALVEELKKTGLQAAPADHCYAGPEDVACDVCTGRKLRAVKSCLQCVASYCEKHLQSHYDVAPLKKHKLVEPSEKLQENICSRHDEVMKIFCRTDQQCICILCSMDEHKGHDTVSAAAERTERQRELEGSRHNIQQRIQDREKDVKLLQQEVEAINGSADKAVEHSEKIFTQLIRLMEKRRSDVKQQVRSQQETEVSRVKELQEKLEQEITELKRKDAELKKLSHTEDHNQFLHNYPSLSALSESTHSSSINIPPLKYFEDVTAAVSEVRDKLQDVLRQTWPNISLTQTKVDVLLSQPDNMTRYSCEITLDPNTANTHLLLYEGNRKATRMRQQLSYSDHPDRFTVWGQVLSRESLTGRCYWEVEWRGDGVGVAVAYKNIKRTGGPRESLFGSNEKSWRLFCSTYEYKFYHNNVQTPVSGPRSSRVGVYLDHSAGILSFYSVSDTMTLLHRVQTTFTQPLYAGVQFNRSGESAEFCKLK